Proteins encoded together in one Drosophila albomicans strain 15112-1751.03 chromosome 2R, ASM965048v2, whole genome shotgun sequence window:
- the LOC127565804 gene encoding uncharacterized protein LOC127565804 — MISQLIDGQQNQWDELLAEITLAINSSVFESTGYSPAFLVQGRQPRLPGGLYDEVTPEDPGELEDHGNKAKRLQEIFTIVRGDLDQASHDQSRHYNLRRRQWRPTLGGKVLLRQHHLSNAADGFAANLAPKFDGPYVVKKFIAANIVRL; from the coding sequence ATGATCTCGCAACTAATTGACGGTCAGCAGAACCAATGGGATGAGTTGCTTGCAGAGATCACCTTAGCTATAAATTCCAGCGTCTTCGAGTCCACCGGCTACAGTCCCGCCTTCCTAGTACAAGGTAGGCAGCCACGACTTCCCGGAGGATTATACGACGAGGTGACACCAGAGGACCCTGGCGAACTAGAAGACCACGGCAATAAGGCAAAAAGACTGCAGGAGATATTTACGATCGTACGAGGGGACCTGGACCAGGCGAGCCATGACCAGAGTCGACACTACAATCTACGCCGGAGGCAATGGCGACCCACTCTGGGCGGAAAGGTGCTTTTGCGGCAACACCATCTCTCCAATGCTGCCGATGGTTTCGCAGCAAATCTAGCTCCGAAATTCGACGGTCCGTACGTGGTAAAGAAGTTCATAGCAGCAAACATCGTCCGCCTGTAA